In a genomic window of Jaculus jaculus isolate mJacJac1 chromosome 8, mJacJac1.mat.Y.cur, whole genome shotgun sequence:
- the Slc22a7 gene encoding solute carrier family 22 member 7 isoform X2 yields MGFEELLDKVGGFGPFQLRNLVLMALPRVLLPLHFLLPIFLAAVPPHHCALPGAPANLSSRDVWLEAHLPREPDGTFSSCLRFARPQALLNTTLGREARGSRELEGEPSTAPCSRGWEYDRSEFSSTIATEWDLVCTQKGLNKATSTFFFIGVLLGSVVYGYLSDRFGRRRLLLAAYVSTLLLSSASAASVNYVMFVVFRTLTGLALAGFTIIVLPLELEWLDVEHRTVAGVLSTIFWTAGVMLLALAGYLIRDWRWILLAVTLPCVPGILSIWWVPESARWLLTQGRVAEAQRYLLRCARINGRHMGQDSLSEEALNKVATMERVVRRPSYLDLFRTPQLRHLSLCCMVMWFGVNFSYYGLTLDLSGLGLNVYQTQLLFGAVELPSKLAVFWSVRYAGRRLTEAGTLLGAALTFGLRMLAVPETKSWTIALVVMGKSFSEAAFTTAYLFTSELYPTVLRQTGLGLAALVGRLGGSLAPLAGLLDEVWVSLPKIAYGGTALLAAGTTLLLPETRTAQLPETIQDVERKSVQEEEMQAQN; encoded by the exons ATGGGTTTTGAGGAATTGCTGGACAAGGTGGGTGGCTTTGGGCCTTTTCAGCTGCGCAATCTGGTATTGATGGCCCTGCCCCGGGTCCTGCTACCCCTGCATTTCCTCCTGCCCATCTTCCTGGCTGCTGTGCCTCCCCACCACTGTGCCCTGCCTGGTGCCCCTGCCAACCTCAGCTCCCGGgatgtgtggctggaggcccatctGCCCAGGGAGCCTGATGGCACCTTTAGTTCCTGCCTCCGCTTTGCCCGTCCCCAGGCTCTCCTCAACACCACCTTGGGGAGGGAGGCGCGCGGCTCTCGGGAGCTGGAAGGTGAACCCTCCACAGCACCTTGCTCTCGGGGCTGGGAGTACGACCGCTCAGAATTCTCCTCCACCATTGCGACCGAG TGGGATCTGGTGTGCACCCAGAAAGGCCTGAACAAAGCTACATCTACCTTCTTCTTCATCGGTGTGCTGCTGGGGTCTGTGGTCTATGGATATCTATCGGACAG GTTTGGGAGGCGCCGGCTTCTGCTGGCGGCCTACGTGAGCACCCTGCTGCTGAGCTCGGCGTCTGCGGCCTCAGTCAACTACGTCATGTTTGTCGTCTTCCGCACGCTAACCGGCTTAGCCCTGGCTGGTTTCACCATCATCGTGTTGCCACTGG AGCTGGAATGGCTGGATGTGGAACACCGCACAGTAGCCGGTGTCCTGAGCACCATCTTCTGGACAGCCGGTGTCATGCTGCTGGCACTGGCTGGGTACCTGATACGGGACTGGCGATGGATTCTGTTGGCTGTCACCCTGCCTTGTGTCCCGGGCATCCTCAGCATCTG GTGGGTACCTGAGTCTGCACGCTGGCTTCTGACACAGGGCCGTGTGGCGGAGGCCCAAAGGTACTTGCTCCGCTGTGCCAGGATCAATGGGCGGCACATGGGTCAGGACAGCCTGAGTGAGGAG GCCCTGAACAAAGTAGCCACTATGGAACGGGTAGTCCGAAGACCCTCATACCTGGACCTGTTCCGAACCCCGCAGCTCCGACACCTCTCACTGTGCTGCATGGTGATGTG GTTTGGCGTGAACTTTTCCTATTACGGCCTGACTCTGGACCTGTCCGGGCTGGGGCTGAACGTGTACCAGACGCAGCTGCTGTTCGGAGCCGTGGAGCTGCCTTCCAAGCTCGCGGTCTTCTGGTCGGTGCGCTACGCCGGCCGCCGCCTCACCGAGGCGGGGACGCTGCTGGGCGCCGCGCTGACCTTCGGCCTCCGGATGCTCGCGGTCCCCG AGACCAAGTCCTGGACCATCGCCCTGGTGGTGATGGGAAAAAGTTTTTCTGAAGCCGCGTTCACCACGGCCTACCTGTTCACTTCCGAGTTGTACCCTACCGTGCTCAG ACAAACGGGGCTGGGGCTTGCTGCACTGGTGGGCCGGCTTGGGGGCTCTTTGGCCCCACTGGCAGGCTTGCTGGATGAAGTGTGGGTGTCGCTGCCCAAAATTGCTTATGGAGGGACAGCTCTGCTGGCTGCCGGCACTACCCTCCTGTTGCCAGAGACAAGGACGGCACAGCTCCCAGAGACAATCCAGGACGTGGAAAGGAAGAG TGTTCAAGAGGAAGAGATGCAGGCCCAGAACTGA
- the Crip3 gene encoding cysteine-rich protein 3 isoform X1, producing MSWTCPRCQQPVYFAEKVSSLGKNWHRFCLKCERCHSILSPGGHAEHNGRPYCHRPCYGALFGPRGVNIGGVGCYLYNLPPTSPASISLSPSNFSPPRPRTGLPHVKKSPPHMKTFTGETSLCPGCEEPVYFAEKVMSLGRNWHRPCLRCQRCQKTLTAGSHAEHDGVPYCHIPCYGYLFGPKGVNIGDVGCYIYDPVEIKSK from the exons ATGAGCTGGACTTGCCCGCGTTGCCAGCAGCCTGTTTACTTCG CTGAGAAAGTGAGCTCCTTGGGCAAGAATTGGCACCGCTTCTGCCTGAAATGTGAGCGTTGCCACAGCATCTTGTCTCCCGGTGGGCACGCAGAG CACAACGGGAGGCCATACTGCCACAGGCCTTGCTATGGGGCTCTCTTTGGACCTAGAG GGGTGAACATTGGTGGTGTGGGCTGCTATCTCTACAatcttccccccacctcccctgCCAGCATTTCCCTCAGCCCCAGCAACTTCAGCCCCCCCAGGCCGAGGACTGGCCTCCCCCATGTCAAGAAAA GCCCTCCCCACATGAAGACATTCACTGGGGAGACCTCGCTGTGTCCTGGCTGTGAGGAGCCTGTCTATTTTG CTGAGAAGGTGATGTCTCTGGGCAGAAATTGGCACCGACCCTGCCTGAGGTGCCAGCGTTGCCAGAAGACCTTGACTGCTGGGAGTCATGCTGAG CATGATGGCGTCCCCTACTGCCACATCCCCTGCTATGGCTACCTGTTTGGCCCCAAAG GTGTGAACATTGGCGATGTGGGCTGCTACATCTATGATCCAGTGGAGATAAAATCTAAATGA
- the Slc22a7 gene encoding solute carrier family 22 member 7 isoform X1 — protein sequence MGFEELLDKVGGFGPFQLRNLVLMALPRVLLPLHFLLPIFLAAVPPHHCALPGAPANLSSRDVWLEAHLPREPDGTFSSCLRFARPQALLNTTLGREARGSRELEGEPSTAPCSRGWEYDRSEFSSTIATEWDLVCTQKGLNKATSTFFFIGVLLGSVVYGYLSDRFGRRRLLLAAYVSTLLLSSASAASVNYVMFVVFRTLTGLALAGFTIIVLPLELEWLDVEHRTVAGVLSTIFWTAGVMLLALAGYLIRDWRWILLAVTLPCVPGILSIWWVPESARWLLTQGRVAEAQRYLLRCARINGRHMGQDSLSEEALNKVATMERVVRRPSYLDLFRTPQLRHLSLCCMVMWFGVNFSYYGLTLDLSGLGLNVYQTQLLFGAVELPSKLAVFWSVRYAGRRLTEAGTLLGAALTFGLRMLAVPETKSWTIALVVMGKSFSEAAFTTAYLFTSELYPTVLRQTGLGLAALVGRLGGSLAPLAGLLDEVWVSLPKIAYGGTALLAAGTTLLLPETRTAQLPETIQDVERKSALSSVQEEEMQAQN from the exons ATGGGTTTTGAGGAATTGCTGGACAAGGTGGGTGGCTTTGGGCCTTTTCAGCTGCGCAATCTGGTATTGATGGCCCTGCCCCGGGTCCTGCTACCCCTGCATTTCCTCCTGCCCATCTTCCTGGCTGCTGTGCCTCCCCACCACTGTGCCCTGCCTGGTGCCCCTGCCAACCTCAGCTCCCGGgatgtgtggctggaggcccatctGCCCAGGGAGCCTGATGGCACCTTTAGTTCCTGCCTCCGCTTTGCCCGTCCCCAGGCTCTCCTCAACACCACCTTGGGGAGGGAGGCGCGCGGCTCTCGGGAGCTGGAAGGTGAACCCTCCACAGCACCTTGCTCTCGGGGCTGGGAGTACGACCGCTCAGAATTCTCCTCCACCATTGCGACCGAG TGGGATCTGGTGTGCACCCAGAAAGGCCTGAACAAAGCTACATCTACCTTCTTCTTCATCGGTGTGCTGCTGGGGTCTGTGGTCTATGGATATCTATCGGACAG GTTTGGGAGGCGCCGGCTTCTGCTGGCGGCCTACGTGAGCACCCTGCTGCTGAGCTCGGCGTCTGCGGCCTCAGTCAACTACGTCATGTTTGTCGTCTTCCGCACGCTAACCGGCTTAGCCCTGGCTGGTTTCACCATCATCGTGTTGCCACTGG AGCTGGAATGGCTGGATGTGGAACACCGCACAGTAGCCGGTGTCCTGAGCACCATCTTCTGGACAGCCGGTGTCATGCTGCTGGCACTGGCTGGGTACCTGATACGGGACTGGCGATGGATTCTGTTGGCTGTCACCCTGCCTTGTGTCCCGGGCATCCTCAGCATCTG GTGGGTACCTGAGTCTGCACGCTGGCTTCTGACACAGGGCCGTGTGGCGGAGGCCCAAAGGTACTTGCTCCGCTGTGCCAGGATCAATGGGCGGCACATGGGTCAGGACAGCCTGAGTGAGGAG GCCCTGAACAAAGTAGCCACTATGGAACGGGTAGTCCGAAGACCCTCATACCTGGACCTGTTCCGAACCCCGCAGCTCCGACACCTCTCACTGTGCTGCATGGTGATGTG GTTTGGCGTGAACTTTTCCTATTACGGCCTGACTCTGGACCTGTCCGGGCTGGGGCTGAACGTGTACCAGACGCAGCTGCTGTTCGGAGCCGTGGAGCTGCCTTCCAAGCTCGCGGTCTTCTGGTCGGTGCGCTACGCCGGCCGCCGCCTCACCGAGGCGGGGACGCTGCTGGGCGCCGCGCTGACCTTCGGCCTCCGGATGCTCGCGGTCCCCG AGACCAAGTCCTGGACCATCGCCCTGGTGGTGATGGGAAAAAGTTTTTCTGAAGCCGCGTTCACCACGGCCTACCTGTTCACTTCCGAGTTGTACCCTACCGTGCTCAG ACAAACGGGGCTGGGGCTTGCTGCACTGGTGGGCCGGCTTGGGGGCTCTTTGGCCCCACTGGCAGGCTTGCTGGATGAAGTGTGGGTGTCGCTGCCCAAAATTGCTTATGGAGGGACAGCTCTGCTGGCTGCCGGCACTACCCTCCTGTTGCCAGAGACAAGGACGGCACAGCTCCCAGAGACAATCCAGGACGTGGAAAGGAAGAG TGCCCTGTCCAGTGTTCAAGAGGAAGAGATGCAGGCCCAGAACTGA
- the Crip3 gene encoding cysteine-rich protein 3 isoform X2 — protein MSWTCPRCQQPVYFAEKVSSLGKNWHRFCLKCERCHSILSPGGHAEHNGRPYCHRPCYGALFGPRGPPHMKTFTGETSLCPGCEEPVYFAEKVMSLGRNWHRPCLRCQRCQKTLTAGSHAEHDGVPYCHIPCYGYLFGPKGVNIGDVGCYIYDPVEIKSK, from the exons ATGAGCTGGACTTGCCCGCGTTGCCAGCAGCCTGTTTACTTCG CTGAGAAAGTGAGCTCCTTGGGCAAGAATTGGCACCGCTTCTGCCTGAAATGTGAGCGTTGCCACAGCATCTTGTCTCCCGGTGGGCACGCAGAG CACAACGGGAGGCCATACTGCCACAGGCCTTGCTATGGGGCTCTCTTTGGACCTAGAG GCCCTCCCCACATGAAGACATTCACTGGGGAGACCTCGCTGTGTCCTGGCTGTGAGGAGCCTGTCTATTTTG CTGAGAAGGTGATGTCTCTGGGCAGAAATTGGCACCGACCCTGCCTGAGGTGCCAGCGTTGCCAGAAGACCTTGACTGCTGGGAGTCATGCTGAG CATGATGGCGTCCCCTACTGCCACATCCCCTGCTATGGCTACCTGTTTGGCCCCAAAG GTGTGAACATTGGCGATGTGGGCTGCTACATCTATGATCCAGTGGAGATAAAATCTAAATGA